A genome region from Blautia coccoides includes the following:
- the cooS gene encoding anaerobic carbon-monoxide dehydrogenase catalytic subunit — MEDHTVGTDEHTHQEHHHHGHHHGGMDGFHDYTEAVNAYRKTFSNKEKVLEQTPDPAVREMLLHMQEMGVETVFDRFDRQQPQCSFGIAGVCCKNCYMGPCRITKKCPRGVCGADADIIVARNLLRALAAGAAAHGARGRESMLALKRAGEGTLDLPIEGEQKIRAVSEIYGLQTQGKTIRELAVEVADILLEDLSRTVPDPHRTLAAFAPKERQEVWAALDILPISVYHEVFESLHRTSTGTDGDWRNLMKQFLRTGVAFAWTSCLGSSIAMDSLYGLPQRSRSKMNLGALKKGFVNIAVHGHSPLLVSEIVRTGQSEKYQKKAKEAGAEGIQFYGICCSGLSAMYRYGGVIPLSNAVGSELVLGTGALDLWVADVQDVFPSIMDVAKCFKTTVVTTSDSARLPGAEHYAFDHHHSNLHEIHDLAVKIVERGIESFQDRREVPVFIPKYEVEAETGFSAEFAAEHFGGLEAIADAMREGKILGIVNLVGCSNPRLVYEKAVAETAEILLKNNILIMTNGCASFPLMKLGYCSVKALEQTGEKLRGFLRDVPPVWQMGECLDNARASALFAGVAAKSGHAIKELPYAFISPEWSNEKGLCAALAFRLLGMNSYHSVYAPTQGSEKVTEFMAHGTKELLGSEMVVDVDHIALAERIVRDLKEKRRTLGWVQP; from the coding sequence ATGGAAGATCATACAGTTGGAACAGATGAACATACACATCAGGAACATCACCACCACGGTCATCATCACGGAGGCATGGACGGCTTCCATGATTATACGGAAGCGGTAAATGCGTACCGGAAGACGTTCTCCAATAAAGAGAAGGTACTGGAGCAGACGCCAGACCCGGCAGTAAGGGAGATGCTTTTGCATATGCAGGAGATGGGAGTGGAGACGGTCTTTGACCGGTTTGACAGACAGCAGCCCCAGTGTTCTTTCGGGATTGCCGGAGTGTGCTGCAAAAACTGCTATATGGGGCCGTGTAGGATCACAAAAAAATGCCCACGCGGTGTCTGCGGCGCAGATGCGGATATTATTGTTGCCAGAAATCTGCTTCGGGCACTGGCAGCTGGGGCCGCAGCCCACGGAGCAAGGGGACGTGAAAGTATGCTGGCTTTGAAAAGGGCAGGGGAAGGCACGCTCGATTTGCCTATTGAAGGAGAACAGAAAATAAGGGCAGTCTCAGAAATTTATGGCCTTCAGACGCAGGGTAAAACGATCAGGGAGCTGGCCGTGGAGGTAGCGGACATTTTGCTGGAGGATCTTTCCCGGACCGTTCCCGACCCTCACCGTACACTGGCTGCATTTGCGCCGAAGGAAAGACAGGAGGTATGGGCAGCGTTAGATATCCTGCCGATCAGCGTTTACCATGAAGTGTTCGAGAGCCTGCACAGGACCAGCACAGGGACAGACGGTGACTGGAGGAACCTGATGAAACAGTTTTTAAGGACCGGCGTGGCGTTTGCCTGGACCAGCTGCCTGGGGAGCTCCATTGCGATGGACAGTCTCTATGGGCTGCCCCAGAGGAGCCGTTCCAAAATGAATCTGGGGGCTTTGAAAAAGGGCTTTGTGAACATTGCAGTCCACGGGCATTCCCCTCTGCTGGTCAGCGAGATCGTGCGCACCGGGCAGTCTGAGAAGTACCAGAAGAAGGCGAAAGAAGCAGGGGCAGAGGGGATACAGTTCTATGGGATCTGCTGTTCCGGACTTTCCGCTATGTACCGGTACGGCGGAGTCATACCGCTTTCCAATGCAGTGGGCTCTGAACTGGTGCTGGGCACAGGGGCGCTGGATCTGTGGGTGGCAGATGTACAGGATGTATTCCCTTCGATCATGGACGTGGCAAAGTGCTTTAAGACCACGGTGGTTACCACAAGCGACTCAGCGCGTCTGCCCGGGGCGGAGCACTATGCCTTTGACCACCATCACTCGAATCTCCATGAGATCCATGATCTGGCAGTCAAGATCGTGGAGCGAGGGATAGAGAGCTTTCAGGACCGCAGGGAGGTCCCGGTCTTTATCCCGAAATATGAAGTGGAGGCAGAGACGGGGTTCTCCGCAGAATTTGCAGCAGAGCATTTCGGGGGGCTTGAGGCCATTGCAGATGCCATGAGGGAAGGAAAGATCCTTGGCATCGTGAACCTGGTAGGATGCAGCAACCCAAGGCTTGTATATGAGAAGGCAGTTGCCGAGACGGCAGAGATCCTGCTGAAGAACAACATCTTGATCATGACTAACGGCTGTGCCTCGTTTCCGTTGATGAAACTGGGGTATTGCTCTGTGAAGGCTCTGGAGCAGACAGGAGAGAAACTGAGAGGATTTTTACGGGATGTCCCTCCTGTCTGGCAGATGGGGGAGTGTCTGGATAATGCCCGCGCTTCAGCTTTGTTTGCAGGAGTGGCAGCAAAAAGCGGCCACGCCATTAAAGAACTGCCATACGCATTTATCAGTCCGGAATGGTCCAATGAGAAAGGGCTGTGCGCGGCACTGGCCTTCCGGCTTCTGGGTATGAATTCTTACCACAGTGTCTATGCCCCTACCCAGGGTTCCGAAAAGGTGACAGAGTTTATGGCGCATGGGACAAAAGAGCTTTTGGGTTCGGAAATGGTGGTAGATGTAGATCACATCGCTTTGGCAGAACGGATCGTGAGAGATCTGAAGGAGAAGCGCAGGACATTGGGCTGGGTACAGCCATAA
- a CDS encoding AAA family ATPase — translation MRHMVITIGCEYGAGGPEIGKRIAEALDIKYYDRDLVDQVVEQIGVDRELVQKADTGNNVLYSFETQYGPRYANLTNRVIYNQFEVIKKLAEKTSCVLIGRCSNYILRERKDCLNFFVYAPEEVRVQSVMEREAVSRKQAAELVRYHDEMLHARYKYMTGSYRGDRKGRHMMIDSSVLGWEITARYMLQMVDLRFQDE, via the coding sequence ATGAGACATATGGTGATTACAATAGGCTGCGAATACGGAGCGGGCGGTCCGGAGATAGGAAAGCGGATCGCAGAGGCGCTGGACATTAAATATTATGACCGGGATCTGGTGGACCAGGTAGTGGAACAGATCGGCGTTGACAGGGAATTAGTCCAAAAGGCAGATACGGGGAACAATGTGTTATACAGCTTTGAAACCCAGTATGGTCCCCGTTATGCAAATCTTACGAACCGGGTGATCTATAACCAGTTTGAGGTGATCAAAAAACTTGCAGAGAAGACATCCTGTGTCCTGATAGGAAGGTGCAGTAATTATATTTTAAGGGAGCGTAAGGACTGCCTGAACTTTTTTGTCTATGCGCCGGAGGAGGTAAGGGTACAGTCTGTGATGGAACGGGAAGCGGTCAGCAGAAAACAGGCTGCCGAGCTGGTAAGGTACCATGACGAGATGCTCCATGCCAGATATAAATACATGACAGGCTCCTACCGGGGAGACCGGAAAGGCCGGCACATGATGATCGACAGCAGCGTGCTTGGATGGGAGATCACAGCCCGGTATATGCTCCAGATGGTAGATTTAAGGTTTCAGGACGAATAG
- a CDS encoding aspartate aminotransferase family protein has product MKLKDTGLTVQDIKDKVETYMIDTYERFDFLAETAKNQYIYDEEGTPYLDFYAGIAVNSAGNCNEKVVDAVREQAGDIMHTFNYPYTIPQALLAEKVCTTIGMDKIFFQNSGTEANEAMIKMARKYGVETYGPNRYHIVSASMGFHGRTFGSMSATGQPDNGCQLGFGPMTEGFTYVPYNDLQAFKEACTENTIAIMIEPVQGEGGVHPATMEFMKGLREFCDEKGLLLLLDEVQTGWCRTGKIMSYMHYGIKPDIVSMAKALGGGMPIGAICASAQVAKAFDAGSHGTTFGGNPVCCAAALSEVNELLERNLAENAEKIGAYFMDRLKELPHVKEVRGQGLLVGAEFDDSVSGVDVKHECLHRHLLITAIGAHIIRMVPPLIITEADCDKACEIIRQSVEALA; this is encoded by the coding sequence ATGAAATTAAAAGATACGGGATTAACGGTACAGGATATCAAAGACAAGGTTGAAACGTATATGATTGATACCTATGAGCGGTTCGATTTTCTGGCAGAGACGGCAAAAAACCAGTATATCTATGACGAAGAGGGAACGCCGTATCTGGATTTTTATGCAGGCATCGCAGTAAACTCGGCCGGAAACTGTAATGAAAAAGTAGTGGATGCAGTCAGGGAGCAGGCAGGTGATATCATGCATACCTTCAATTACCCTTATACGATCCCACAGGCGCTTTTAGCAGAAAAAGTCTGCACCACGATTGGAATGGATAAGATTTTTTTCCAGAATTCCGGTACAGAGGCAAATGAGGCGATGATCAAAATGGCTAGGAAATATGGAGTGGAGACATATGGACCCAATCGGTATCACATCGTATCGGCATCTATGGGATTCCATGGAAGGACTTTTGGTTCCATGTCTGCCACCGGCCAGCCGGACAACGGATGCCAGCTCGGGTTTGGCCCCATGACGGAGGGATTCACCTATGTACCGTATAATGACCTCCAGGCATTCAAAGAAGCCTGTACGGAAAATACAATCGCTATTATGATAGAACCCGTTCAGGGGGAGGGCGGCGTACACCCTGCAACAATGGAATTTATGAAGGGGCTGCGTGAATTCTGTGATGAGAAAGGGCTGCTGCTGCTTCTGGATGAGGTACAGACGGGATGGTGCAGGACCGGAAAAATCATGTCATATATGCATTATGGCATCAAGCCGGATATTGTGTCCATGGCGAAAGCTCTGGGAGGCGGCATGCCTATCGGTGCGATCTGTGCATCTGCTCAGGTGGCAAAGGCATTTGATGCAGGTTCTCATGGAACGACTTTTGGTGGGAATCCGGTATGCTGTGCAGCAGCGCTTTCTGAAGTCAACGAGCTTTTAGAACGTAACCTGGCGGAAAACGCAGAAAAAATAGGGGCCTATTTTATGGATAGGCTGAAAGAGCTTCCCCATGTGAAAGAAGTTCGGGGACAGGGATTACTGGTAGGCGCGGAATTTGATGATAGTGTTTCGGGAGTAGATGTAAAACATGAATGCCTCCACAGGCATCTGCTGATTACAGCTATTGGGGCACATATTATCCGCATGGTGCCGCCGCTGATCATCACAGAGGCGGACTGCGACAAGGCATGTGAGATCATCAGACAGTCGGTAGAAGCACTGGCATAA
- a CDS encoding aspartate aminotransferase family protein, with the protein MLGKATPQIVTGSVPGPKAKELLKRRNEAVPKALCGTAYPICMAKGEGAMLEDADGNRFLDWIGGVGVLNIGYSQPEVVESVKQQAEKYFHGIFNVYVHEGYVKLAEMFNETAPCKGDRMKTYFANSGAEANENAVKIAKAYTGRKDIISFSGAFHGRTNLTMALTAKKSYAFGMGPFPSGIYRAEFPYLYRAPKGFGKEEAVQYYTEKLLALFDEAAPASDMAAVIIEPIQGEGGFVPAPLEFVKQLRNICDKNGILLIADEVQCGNCRTGRYFASDYWKEAGAPPDIIATAKSMGAGIPISAVTAREEVMDAALPGTIGGTYCGNPLACAAAITTMEVMKRDDYCEKAVRIGKRVVDAFEKMKDKYPVIGDVRGLGAMIGVEFVKDRKSKEPAPAFVNRLVQSALQKGLLLENAGSAGNVVRFLAPLCMTDEQMEAGLGIFEDSIKENL; encoded by the coding sequence ATGTTAGGAAAGGCAACACCGCAGATTGTTACAGGTTCTGTACCTGGCCCGAAGGCAAAGGAACTCTTAAAAAGAAGGAATGAAGCCGTTCCAAAAGCTTTGTGTGGAACGGCCTACCCTATCTGCATGGCAAAAGGTGAGGGCGCTATGCTGGAAGATGCGGACGGCAACCGTTTTCTGGACTGGATTGGAGGTGTAGGGGTTCTGAATATTGGATACTCCCAGCCGGAGGTGGTAGAATCCGTGAAACAGCAGGCTGAGAAATACTTCCATGGGATCTTCAATGTGTATGTGCATGAGGGGTATGTGAAACTGGCGGAGATGTTCAATGAGACTGCTCCCTGTAAGGGAGACAGGATGAAGACATACTTTGCAAATTCGGGAGCTGAGGCAAATGAAAATGCAGTGAAGATTGCCAAGGCTTATACCGGCAGAAAGGACATCATTAGTTTTTCAGGGGCCTTTCATGGAAGGACAAATCTGACTATGGCTTTGACCGCGAAAAAGTCCTATGCGTTTGGCATGGGTCCATTTCCTTCCGGGATATACCGGGCTGAATTCCCATATCTCTACCGTGCCCCAAAGGGTTTTGGGAAGGAGGAGGCTGTCCAATACTATACAGAGAAGCTACTGGCATTATTTGATGAAGCAGCTCCTGCCAGCGATATGGCGGCAGTCATCATTGAGCCAATCCAAGGAGAAGGTGGTTTTGTGCCGGCACCCTTGGAATTTGTTAAGCAGCTACGTAATATCTGTGATAAGAATGGGATTCTGCTGATCGCGGATGAAGTACAGTGCGGGAACTGCAGGACTGGGAGATATTTTGCCTCCGATTACTGGAAGGAGGCAGGCGCACCGCCGGATATCATAGCAACGGCAAAGTCAATGGGTGCAGGTATCCCCATCAGTGCAGTCACTGCAAGGGAAGAGGTCATGGATGCCGCGCTGCCGGGAACGATTGGGGGTACATATTGCGGAAATCCACTTGCATGTGCCGCTGCGATCACGACTATGGAGGTTATGAAGCGGGATGATTACTGTGAGAAAGCAGTTCGTATTGGGAAGCGTGTCGTGGATGCATTTGAAAAGATGAAAGACAAGTATCCGGTGATTGGGGATGTCCGCGGACTGGGAGCCATGATCGGCGTAGAATTTGTCAAAGACAGAAAGAGTAAGGAACCTGCTCCCGCATTCGTAAACAGACTTGTACAGTCCGCTCTGCAAAAAGGGCTTCTTTTGGAAAATGCGGGTTCCGCTGGAAATGTGGTACGTTTCCTTGCTCCGCTGTGTATGACAGACGAGCAGATGGAAGCCGGACTGGGGATTTTTGAAGACAGTATAAAGGAAAATTTGTAA
- a CDS encoding PucR family transcriptional regulator — MAAVMEKIYETAMQSYHMALLAGERGLYRLVDWVHVVEEIDYIEFLKGRELVVTTGIKEPDEAQLLEFTKRVWKADASGLVINVGKYIPAVPESVLKFSTKHDFPVFILPWEVHLVDFNRELCNLIYKSEKEYANLYSAVQRAIFYPDEARQCHEILRQEGITEEMPVRLIQCYSFLEEDWTVPEDGMGSDGGSLRFYSGFYQNCQKVLHGSAYRFTAFQNPPYATVVIFGLNDPEMQHVVEMLWKLCCMDGEPLQVYVSVSGSDTQITNLSEKYRITSLLCRLGLKENRRFTFEEESGIWRILLGIQDRGKLKYYKEQVLGELERIDAETETVYMKLLENYLEANGNVQEAASGCYLHRNTAAYHLKRIAEITGRDLNRAADRSELYLAFQIKKILEL; from the coding sequence ATGGCAGCAGTAATGGAAAAAATATATGAAACAGCAATGCAGAGCTATCACATGGCGCTGCTGGCAGGGGAGCGTGGCCTGTACAGGCTGGTTGACTGGGTGCATGTCGTAGAGGAGATTGATTACATAGAATTTTTAAAAGGCCGGGAACTAGTTGTCACCACAGGGATTAAGGAGCCGGACGAGGCACAGTTGCTGGAGTTTACAAAGAGGGTTTGGAAGGCGGATGCCAGCGGTCTGGTCATCAATGTGGGAAAGTATATTCCGGCAGTGCCTGAAAGTGTATTAAAATTTAGCACAAAGCATGACTTTCCCGTATTTATACTCCCCTGGGAGGTGCATCTGGTAGACTTCAACAGAGAGTTGTGTAATCTGATCTATAAGTCGGAAAAAGAATATGCCAATCTGTATAGTGCCGTGCAAAGAGCTATCTTTTACCCGGACGAGGCCAGACAGTGTCATGAAATCCTACGGCAGGAGGGGATTACGGAAGAAATGCCTGTGCGACTGATACAGTGTTATAGTTTCTTGGAAGAGGACTGGACTGTTCCGGAAGATGGGATGGGAAGTGACGGCGGAAGCCTCCGGTTTTATTCCGGGTTCTATCAGAACTGCCAGAAAGTTTTACATGGTAGTGCATACAGGTTTACTGCCTTTCAAAATCCTCCATATGCAACGGTCGTCATATTTGGGCTGAATGATCCGGAGATGCAGCATGTGGTTGAAATGCTGTGGAAACTTTGCTGTATGGATGGAGAACCGTTGCAGGTCTATGTTTCTGTCAGTGGTTCCGATACACAGATCACAAACCTGTCAGAAAAATACCGCATCACCTCTCTACTATGCCGTCTGGGGCTTAAGGAAAACAGGAGATTCACCTTTGAAGAGGAAAGCGGTATCTGGAGGATACTTTTGGGAATCCAGGACAGGGGAAAATTAAAATATTATAAAGAACAGGTATTGGGGGAGTTGGAGCGCATAGATGCAGAGACGGAAACTGTGTATATGAAACTGCTGGAGAATTATCTGGAGGCCAATGGAAATGTACAGGAGGCTGCATCCGGATGTTATTTACACCGTAATACAGCAGCCTATCATTTGAAAAGGATTGCGGAGATCACGGGCAGAGATCTTAACCGTGCGGCAGACCGCAGTGAACTGTATCTTGCATTTCAGATCAAGAAAATTTTGGAATTGTAA
- a CDS encoding MBG domain-containing protein — protein MSKRKKVRVLASLLVILALVFSCAPVGVYEVRAEGPADVLVDDFTWSPLEPVVGEEVQFRGPDMIKGSTVVSLSWKLNSSGSEIPFSPKGYRFQTTGTHSITILTKTSAGEYSEFSKSIFVRKAQPVLTMSPPTDLTYILGSSKDIYFNFYPYGWDVNLDSLFFKIGIYDGNDEKFSICTCGYMSGLINQSIPYTDMDTLPPGTYSIKWTTDGDVNNEAVPLTELGTLTIAEPEPPSIKRLTIDLPKASVEAGKQQRFTANVSATGGADTSVNWSVVDQSSPDTFIDPDGLLTVGSNETAAALKVIAVSAFDNDIKSEAIVTVIPEGIEIDGTNFPDPNFREYVRSFDLDLNGYISKNEAEKVKEIDITQRSDITDVTGIRHFPNLEFLLCDESGVSDLDVSRNQALTRLFCGDTGINSLNVRNNPELERLHCQNTGIDDLDLSGNQKLAQLYCYGTNLQEVNTQNNPALQYIDCKNSPIRQLDFTNNPNLGYIYCSETAIQELDLNGTTKLVELWCYSTSISTLDLSGQTKLMYLDCYDTDITSLDLKDNIGLKYLLCRATDIQELDVRKNTELLELKCGETKITSLDVSQNKNLKVLYCFRTGLSGLDVTQNPNLKELDCPGTPFAYLNLGNAAIDPLYRPMSSTVSFAPAGKTFDITDAFPGIQADRIHILSGGTLTGNILSGYKRGIPVIYEYSCGTNNMNEEILTVTLNLDLPPKKDTSVSIEKDLNKPYDGMPVSLSDSDLIISGSAGAVTYQWEKANGSAWEPLDSVLPTEAGSYRVTVHVEADEDYKEAYSEPKCFVISQADNRWTKDLSITDWTYGEPAGSPSCEALFGMPGFTYSDSKNSTFTDTRPETAGTWYVKASVPGTANYKSLEAVEEFTIHKAPAPAVTEPDSLKAVQDAILSSVTLPGGWAWVDGSQTVSADNSGYPARLSVDDRNYDYTTIEGYQAQGSFVERLLKIAVSRGQNRWTEKPSIKDWTYGEEVNKPSGRPEHGTAEFSYSDSETGTFTAGTPSDAGTWYMKASVAESDEYTGLDEVVPFKIRKADTTVSINKDLNKTYDGKPVSLSDRDITVTGSTGMVSFTWEKKNGSLWEVLASAPSEAGTYRVSVQVEADKNHEAADSDKKEFRIQKSQTGKKDTSGKSTTPKTNKDAVKTGDSSGTWLWAPLTAISLGLILFLERKRRRLNRR, from the coding sequence ATGAGTAAAAGAAAAAAAGTAAGGGTGCTGGCCAGTCTCTTGGTAATACTGGCGCTTGTCTTTTCCTGTGCACCTGTTGGGGTGTATGAGGTGCGTGCGGAAGGACCGGCGGACGTATTGGTGGACGACTTCACGTGGTCGCCACTGGAACCGGTGGTTGGAGAGGAGGTACAGTTTCGGGGGCCGGATATGATAAAAGGTAGTACGGTGGTTTCTTTGAGTTGGAAATTGAATAGCAGTGGCTCTGAAATACCTTTCAGTCCAAAGGGCTATAGATTTCAGACTACTGGAACTCATAGCATAACAATTTTAACTAAAACGTCTGCTGGTGAGTATTCTGAATTTTCCAAGAGCATCTTCGTCCGTAAAGCCCAGCCTGTCCTTACCATGTCTCCCCCCACGGACCTTACATATATTCTGGGTAGCAGTAAGGATATTTATTTTAATTTTTATCCATACGGTTGGGATGTAAATTTAGATAGCTTATTCTTTAAGATTGGAATCTACGACGGAAACGATGAAAAATTCAGTATATGTACCTGTGGGTATATGTCGGGATTAATTAATCAGTCCATTCCTTATACTGATATGGACACTCTGCCGCCAGGCACGTACAGTATCAAATGGACTACAGATGGAGATGTAAACAATGAAGCCGTACCATTAACTGAACTAGGTACACTGACTATTGCAGAACCGGAACCGCCATCCATCAAGCGTCTGACCATTGACCTGCCTAAAGCTTCTGTGGAAGCAGGCAAGCAACAGCGGTTCACTGCCAATGTGTCAGCAACAGGCGGTGCCGATACCTCCGTGAACTGGTCTGTGGTGGATCAGAGCTCCCCTGATACTTTCATCGATCCTGATGGTCTGCTGACGGTAGGTTCTAATGAGACGGCTGCCGCCCTAAAGGTCATAGCAGTATCCGCATTTGATAATGATATAAAAAGCGAAGCCATCGTCACAGTGATCCCTGAAGGGATAGAAATTGATGGTACAAACTTTCCTGATCCAAATTTCCGGGAATATGTCAGGTCATTCGACCTGGATCTTAACGGCTATATATCCAAAAACGAGGCAGAGAAGGTGAAAGAGATCGATATCACCCAGAGGAGTGATATCACAGATGTGACAGGCATCCGGCACTTTCCAAACCTGGAATTTTTACTGTGCGATGAATCTGGGGTCTCCGATCTGGATGTCAGCAGGAACCAAGCCTTGACGCGCCTGTTCTGCGGCGATACCGGCATCAACAGTTTAAATGTCCGTAATAACCCGGAATTAGAACGTCTCCACTGCCAGAATACGGGAATTGACGATCTGGACCTGAGCGGCAATCAAAAGCTGGCGCAGCTATACTGCTATGGCACAAATTTACAGGAAGTAAATACCCAGAACAACCCTGCGTTGCAATACATAGACTGTAAGAATTCCCCTATCCGGCAGTTGGATTTCACCAATAATCCAAACCTGGGATATATCTATTGTTCCGAAACAGCCATCCAGGAACTGGATCTGAACGGGACCACAAAGTTGGTAGAATTATGGTGTTACAGTACCAGCATTTCCACCCTTGATCTCAGCGGTCAGACAAAGCTGATGTATCTAGATTGCTATGACACGGATATTACATCGCTGGATCTTAAGGATAATATAGGACTCAAATATCTGCTCTGCCGGGCAACAGATATCCAGGAACTGGATGTGCGGAAAAATACCGAGCTGCTGGAGCTGAAATGCGGCGAAACAAAGATCACCTCTCTGGATGTCAGCCAGAACAAGAATCTCAAGGTGTTATATTGTTTCAGAACGGGTCTAAGCGGATTGGATGTCACACAGAATCCGAACTTGAAAGAACTGGACTGTCCGGGTACGCCTTTTGCGTATTTAAACCTTGGAAATGCAGCAATAGATCCCTTATACAGGCCCATGTCTTCCACGGTATCATTTGCACCGGCCGGGAAAACCTTCGACATCACGGACGCCTTCCCGGGGATCCAGGCGGACAGGATACACATACTCAGCGGCGGTACCCTTACTGGGAATATCCTCAGCGGATATAAACGCGGCATACCGGTCATCTACGAATACAGCTGCGGCACAAATAACATGAACGAAGAGATATTGACAGTGACTCTGAATCTTGACCTGCCACCGAAAAAAGATACCTCTGTTTCCATAGAAAAAGACCTTAACAAGCCTTACGACGGCATGCCGGTCTCGTTATCAGACAGTGACCTGATCATTTCAGGAAGTGCCGGGGCAGTCACTTACCAGTGGGAGAAAGCAAACGGCTCTGCATGGGAACCGCTTGACTCTGTTCTTCCGACAGAAGCCGGCTCCTACCGGGTGACTGTCCATGTGGAGGCAGATGAGGATTATAAAGAGGCATACTCAGAACCAAAATGCTTTGTGATCTCACAGGCGGATAACAGATGGACGAAGGATCTTTCAATTACAGACTGGACCTACGGAGAGCCGGCCGGTTCCCCATCCTGTGAAGCCCTGTTTGGTATGCCTGGATTTACCTATAGTGATTCTAAAAACAGCACTTTTACGGATACAAGACCGGAAACAGCAGGCACCTGGTACGTAAAAGCATCTGTGCCGGGGACAGCAAATTATAAATCACTGGAAGCAGTGGAAGAATTCACAATTCATAAAGCACCCGCTCCCGCAGTCACAGAACCGGATAGTCTGAAGGCCGTACAGGATGCCATACTCTCTTCTGTAACACTGCCAGGCGGCTGGGCCTGGGTGGACGGCAGCCAGACGGTCAGCGCCGATAACTCAGGATATCCGGCCAGGCTGTCCGTAGATGACAGGAACTATGATTATACAACGATAGAAGGTTATCAGGCACAGGGGTCCTTTGTCGAACGGTTACTGAAGATTGCTGTCTCCAGAGGGCAGAACCGCTGGACAGAAAAACCGTCGATCAAAGACTGGACCTACGGAGAGGAAGTGAACAAGCCGTCCGGCAGGCCTGAACACGGAACAGCAGAGTTTAGTTACAGTGATTCAGAGACAGGCACATTTACTGCCGGCACACCTTCTGATGCAGGTACATGGTACATGAAGGCAAGTGTGGCAGAAAGTGACGAGTACACAGGGTTGGATGAGGTGGTTCCGTTCAAGATCCGCAAAGCAGATACTACGGTGTCAATAAACAAAGACCTCAATAAAACGTATGATGGCAAACCGGTATCCCTGTCAGACAGGGACATCACTGTCACCGGAAGTACAGGGATGGTAAGCTTCACCTGGGAGAAGAAAAACGGTTCTTTATGGGAAGTGCTCGCCTCAGCGCCATCAGAGGCAGGAACTTACAGAGTTTCTGTACAGGTGGAAGCGGATAAAAACCATGAAGCTGCAGATTCAGATAAAAAAGAATTCAGAATCCAAAAATCACAGACAGGTAAGAAGGATACTTCCGGCAAAAGCACAACCCCAAAGACCAACAAGGATGCTGTAAAGACGGGTGACTCTTCCGGCACATGGCTCTGGGCACCCCTTACCGCCATATCCCTTGGCCTGATATTATTTTTGGAGCGAAAGAGACGCAGACTGAACCGAAGATAA